In one Ornithinimicrobium pratense genomic region, the following are encoded:
- a CDS encoding Bug family tripartite tricarboxylate transporter substrate binding protein, whose translation MRYTGVVAALVLTGFAVVDARTSDVGQQARTSLTIIAPAAAGGGWDLVARESQQALREDGIANTVKVVNIPGAGGTIGLSRLVGLEGDPATIMVMGTVMLGGITQGGGATTLQDVTPVSRLAEDFEVIAVPADSDFQTLDDLLQTWAADPGSLPIGGGSAGGIDHMVAAQLAQVAGVPAADLRYTAHAGGGELTISLLSTAEGTVGVGVSGFNDFRDLIEDGQLRALAVVAPEPLEGVDAPTMIELGYPEVDLVNWRGIVAPPGISEEERQELVDMVAEMVETESWGTRSSATGGLRIRPPERSSRTSSSTNRNGSMHC comes from the coding sequence GTGCGATATACGGGTGTCGTCGCCGCCCTCGTGCTCACTGGATTCGCGGTCGTCGACGCCCGCACGTCGGATGTGGGTCAGCAAGCGAGGACGTCGTTGACGATCATCGCGCCAGCTGCAGCCGGTGGCGGTTGGGACCTGGTCGCCCGCGAGTCTCAGCAGGCCCTGCGCGAGGACGGCATCGCTAACACGGTCAAGGTGGTCAACATCCCCGGTGCCGGTGGCACGATCGGCCTGAGCCGACTCGTCGGCCTGGAGGGCGACCCGGCCACGATCATGGTCATGGGCACGGTGATGCTCGGCGGCATCACCCAAGGTGGGGGAGCGACCACCTTGCAGGACGTCACACCGGTCAGCCGCCTGGCCGAGGACTTCGAGGTCATCGCGGTCCCGGCCGACTCCGACTTCCAGACCCTCGACGACCTGTTGCAGACGTGGGCGGCCGATCCGGGGTCCCTGCCCATCGGTGGTGGGTCGGCCGGTGGCATCGACCACATGGTGGCTGCGCAACTCGCACAGGTTGCCGGGGTCCCTGCGGCGGACCTGCGCTACACCGCGCACGCCGGCGGTGGCGAGTTGACCATCTCACTGCTTTCGACCGCCGAGGGGACGGTTGGCGTGGGTGTCAGCGGCTTCAACGACTTCCGTGACCTCATCGAGGACGGGCAGCTGCGTGCGCTCGCGGTCGTGGCGCCGGAGCCGCTCGAGGGGGTCGACGCCCCGACGATGATCGAACTGGGCTACCCCGAAGTCGACCTGGTCAACTGGCGTGGCATCGTCGCTCCCCCGGGGATCTCCGAGGAGGAGCGTCAGGAGCTGGTCGACATGGTCGCTGAGATGGTGGAGACCGAGTCGTGGGGGACGCGGTCGAGCGCAACCGGTGGGTTGAGAATCCGGCCTCCGGAGAGGAGTTCGAGGACTTCCTCATCAACGAACAGGAACGGATCGATGCACTGCTAG
- a CDS encoding universal stress protein, producing MSVAVAHSMTEAGAAALELAMTECGFRSEPLVVLHVAKDADDAQDPLHRDHYLEQVRSQLNELGAPADLDWRLEVVGAGGDVAGALLDLAVQAGASILIIGQKPRSRVGKFLMGSTVQRVVLDASMPVLVTRAHPGSLKA from the coding sequence ATGTCGGTTGCCGTGGCGCACAGCATGACCGAGGCGGGCGCAGCCGCCTTGGAGTTGGCGATGACCGAATGCGGTTTCCGGTCGGAGCCCCTGGTCGTCCTGCACGTCGCCAAGGATGCTGACGACGCGCAGGACCCGCTGCACCGGGACCACTACCTGGAGCAGGTGCGCAGCCAGCTCAACGAGCTAGGGGCACCCGCTGACCTCGACTGGCGGCTCGAGGTCGTCGGCGCCGGCGGCGATGTGGCCGGCGCGCTGCTGGACCTGGCCGTGCAGGCCGGCGCGTCCATCCTGATCATCGGCCAGAAGCCGCGCAGTCGGGTGGGCAAGTTCCTGATGGGCAGCACAGTCCAACGAGTCGTGCTCGACGCCTCCATGCCCGTACTGGTCACGCGGGCTCACCCGGGATCACTCAAGGCCTGA
- a CDS encoding DUF6308 family protein encodes MVRPHHSHVHTKVATVNRTTAPELLGTTWTSLQAHRPAKCNTAAEVPPLPSWPVELRTGLRSSRQEKSKVSSRSSAPASHTPFRVQRTACEARGLHSALRADDLALHKRLLRVRALAGVDESVSALRVFDISR; translated from the coding sequence ATGGTGAGACCCCACCACAGCCATGTCCATACGAAAGTTGCGACGGTGAACCGGACCACCGCCCCCGAGCTGCTCGGAACCACTTGGACCTCCCTCCAAGCTCATCGGCCCGCGAAGTGTAATACGGCAGCTGAAGTGCCGCCTCTGCCAAGCTGGCCTGTAGAACTGCGAACTGGTCTAAGGTCCTCACGCCAGGAAAAGTCGAAGGTCTCCTCCCGTTCTTCAGCGCCGGCCTCGCACACCCCGTTCCGGGTCCAACGAACTGCTTGCGAGGCGCGTGGGTTACACAGCGCGCTTCGAGCAGACGACCTCGCCCTCCACAAGCGATTGCTGCGGGTGCGCGCCCTTGCTGGCGTCGACGAGTCGGTCAGCGCGCTCCGTGTCTTCGACATCAGTAGGTGA
- a CDS encoding tripartite tricarboxylate transporter TctB family protein, translating into MSNDITPGAGRVEGTAEAHGPPAERDLSAVIIPAVLVAIGGLLIYGTATMTEAGDGGLFGAKTFPRIVAGLCFVVALAMVADIVRPRRLLVVEDEPREASNWPALLTVFGGLLFFILTLEWLGWLIAATILFAAVAIGLGNRRYLSCLLGGLVLASVIQITFSGILEISLPSGLLGRF; encoded by the coding sequence ATGAGCAACGACATCACACCTGGCGCCGGTCGGGTCGAGGGCACCGCCGAGGCGCACGGGCCACCGGCCGAGCGCGACCTCTCCGCCGTCATCATCCCGGCCGTGCTCGTCGCGATCGGTGGCCTCCTGATCTACGGCACGGCGACGATGACGGAGGCGGGGGACGGTGGGCTCTTCGGCGCCAAGACTTTTCCGCGCATCGTCGCGGGCCTCTGCTTCGTGGTCGCGCTGGCGATGGTGGCCGACATCGTCCGCCCGCGGCGTCTCCTCGTCGTCGAGGACGAGCCTCGGGAGGCCAGCAACTGGCCGGCACTGCTCACGGTCTTCGGGGGCCTGCTCTTCTTCATCTTGACGCTGGAGTGGCTGGGCTGGCTGATCGCCGCCACCATCTTGTTCGCGGCGGTGGCGATCGGGCTGGGGAACCGACGCTACCTCTCGTGCCTGCTGGGCGGGCTCGTGCTTGCCTCGGTGATCCAGATCACCTTCAGTGGCATCCTCGAGATCTCCCTGCCCTCCGGCCTCCTCGGAAGGTTCTGA
- a CDS encoding tripartite tricarboxylate transporter permease yields MGQLADLAGGFGEILTPVNLLWVFIGCLLGTAVGVLPGLGSAMAVALLLPMTFVLDPVAALIMFAGIYFGGLFGDSISGILMNTPGNSTAIASAFEGHRMALNGRAAQALATAAIGAFTGGMIATVLVVFFAPSLAQLATRFGPAEYFALAVFAFVAISSVVSDSAIRGLAALGIGLALAMVGIDQPTGTARFDFGERSLLDGISIIVITVALLAVGEVFHVASRVGRRDERKLVPTKGRPWLSGREFRQATPAWLRGTAFGLPFGVIPAGGAEVPTFLAYGTERRIDRRSADPQFGKGAIQGVAGPEAAGNATAGTAMGALLALGLPTSATAAIMLAAFQQYGMQPGPLLFERSGDIVWALLASLFVAMVVLLILNLPFAPLWAMLLKVPKSYLYAGILVFACLGVYAGTGSTFDLTVMLALGLLGFAMRRYDVPIAPVLIAVILGPLAEYSLRDAMANSGNDASVLVSSGITIGLYILLAAGVGWTIWRKVQERRRVDF; encoded by the coding sequence ATGGGGCAGCTGGCTGACCTCGCTGGCGGATTCGGCGAAATTCTTACGCCCGTCAACCTGCTGTGGGTATTCATCGGCTGCCTGCTGGGCACCGCGGTGGGCGTGCTCCCGGGGCTGGGTTCGGCGATGGCCGTCGCCCTCTTGCTGCCGATGACCTTCGTCCTGGACCCGGTGGCGGCACTGATCATGTTCGCCGGAATCTACTTCGGGGGGCTCTTCGGCGACTCGATCTCGGGCATCCTGATGAATACCCCCGGCAACAGCACGGCGATCGCCAGTGCGTTCGAGGGGCATCGGATGGCGCTCAACGGCAGGGCGGCGCAAGCACTGGCCACTGCAGCGATCGGTGCCTTCACCGGCGGCATGATCGCCACTGTCCTAGTGGTGTTCTTCGCCCCCTCCCTGGCCCAGTTGGCCACCAGGTTCGGTCCCGCGGAGTACTTCGCGCTGGCCGTCTTTGCGTTCGTCGCGATCTCTTCGGTGGTCTCCGACTCCGCTATCCGGGGCTTGGCCGCCCTCGGTATCGGGCTGGCCCTCGCCATGGTCGGCATCGACCAGCCCACCGGCACCGCCCGGTTCGACTTCGGGGAGCGATCCCTGCTCGACGGAATCAGTATTATCGTCATCACGGTGGCGCTGCTGGCCGTGGGGGAGGTCTTCCACGTCGCGTCACGGGTCGGTCGTAGGGACGAGCGGAAGCTGGTGCCGACCAAGGGCCGCCCATGGCTGTCTGGGCGGGAGTTTCGGCAGGCGACCCCCGCCTGGCTGCGCGGGACCGCCTTCGGGTTGCCCTTCGGGGTGATCCCCGCGGGCGGTGCCGAGGTGCCGACGTTCCTGGCCTACGGCACCGAGCGCAGGATCGACCGCCGCAGCGCGGACCCGCAGTTCGGCAAGGGAGCGATACAAGGGGTCGCTGGGCCGGAGGCCGCAGGCAACGCGACGGCGGGCACGGCGATGGGTGCCCTGCTGGCGTTGGGCCTCCCCACCTCTGCCACGGCAGCCATCATGCTGGCGGCGTTCCAGCAGTACGGGATGCAGCCGGGTCCGTTGCTGTTCGAGCGCAGCGGCGACATCGTTTGGGCGCTCCTGGCAAGCCTCTTCGTGGCCATGGTCGTCCTGCTCATCCTCAACCTGCCGTTCGCGCCGCTGTGGGCGATGCTGCTCAAGGTGCCCAAGTCCTACTTGTATGCGGGCATCCTCGTGTTCGCCTGCCTCGGGGTGTATGCCGGGACGGGCAGCACCTTCGACCTCACCGTGATGCTCGCCCTGGGCCTGCTGGGCTTCGCGATGCGACGCTACGACGTGCCCATCGCCCCGGTTCTCATCGCCGTCATCCTCGGTCCGCTGGCGGAGTACTCCCTGCGAGACGCCATGGCCAACTCCGGCAACGACGCCTCGGTGCTGGTGAGCAGCGGCATCACTATCGGGTTGTACATCCTGCTGGCGGCCGGCGTGGGATGGACCATCTGGCGGAAGGTACAGGAGCGGCGTCGCGTCGACTTCTGA